Genomic window (bacterium):
AGTTGTTCAAATCCAGGCATACTATATTTTTCTGCCTTTTTCTCGATGCGATCAAAGTCCATCTCAAACTTGACAATGGCTTCTACCTTATCACCTCCTAAAACTCTACAAAGCTTACTCCTGATCGATCTTTCTAATCCTCTTCCTTCTGTTCTTTGAAGCTCTAATTGTTTACTAGAAAGCCCTTCCATGGTGCTTTCTTCATTTTCCATTAAATCGGAGAGAATATTTCCCTTATTATCAATAATCGTTACATTTTCTGGTTTAAGCCCCTCTACTGCCGAAGCTACTAAATTAATTATTCCTTTTATTTGATTTGATTCTAAAGTAGCATAAGGTTTTAAGGTAAGTTTAATGGAAGCAGTAGCATTCTTTTCTTCTTCAATAAATAATTTTTTTTCAGGTGTTACGATCAGAACCCGAGCATTTTCAACTTGTTCTATTGATTCAATAGTCCGGGTTAATTCGCCCTGGAGAGCACGAAGGTAATTAATCTTTCTTTCGAATTCCGTAGCGGTAAACTTAACCGTATCAAAGATATCAAAGGTCACCAGGCCACCAGTGGGAGATAGTTTTTCTTTAGCTAAATTTAATCTAATCTTATCCCGATCTTTAGCTGGAACTAAGACATTTTCTCCTTCTAACTTATATTCTTGTTTCCATTCATCTAATTTAGAAGTTATTTTTCCTGCTTCAGCCGGACCTATCTTGCTATAGAGAAGGACATATTGAGGCTTTCCAAGAATAGCCATTAAGATAATTAGACTCCCGACAACTATTACTATAGAGACAATAATAGTTATCTTTTGACCTAATTTAAGCTTATTCCAGAT
Coding sequences:
- the fliF gene encoding flagellar M-ring protein FliF — protein: MKEFFLQLSRQIINIWNKLKLGQKITIIVSIVIVVGSLIILMAILGKPQYVLLYSKIGPAEAGKITSKLDEWKQEYKLEGENVLVPAKDRDKIRLNLAKEKLSPTGGLVTFDIFDTVKFTATEFERKINYLRALQGELTRTIESIEQVENARVLIVTPEKKLFIEEEKNATASIKLTLKPYATLESNQIKGIINLVASAVEGLKPENVTIIDNKGNILSDLMENEESTMEGLSSKQLELQRTEGRGLERSIRSKLCRVLGGDKVEAIVKFEMDFDRIEKKAEKYSMPGFEQLKTSEETLKEDFQGEGEKPSGPPGVEANLPGYKGITGQQGPTKYSKDERRTNYLADKEEVVQTRSPKLSKISVACFIDGTYEYDEKGKLKRDKNGKPTYHPRTKDEMLKYESLVRAAIGNQKEKIYEGVEYVVSIENVQFDRTQEWVYEKSVAQTELQRKIMSLIGLAALAIVVFGFIIGKALAIRRKMRREEAKRRTEEERRAALLALEEKGAELALPPEDKERIELERNVAKMAQEKPEIVADLLRTWLAEE